Proteins encoded within one genomic window of Bombina bombina isolate aBomBom1 chromosome 1, aBomBom1.pri, whole genome shotgun sequence:
- the NR1D1 gene encoding nuclear receptor subfamily 1 group D member 1: MTTLDCSNNTGGVISYVGSSGSSPSRTSPVSLYSDCSNGSPQSTAPQYQSYLPPSPSHSYSTSSSGSGGESSPRSSYGLAASPGVLHVALDDGSRVSPSKTSSNITKLNGMVLLCKVCGDVASGFHYGVHACEGCKGFFRRSIQQNIQYKKCLKNETCSIVRINRNRCQQCRFRKCLSVGMSRDAVRFGRIPKREKQRMLAEMHSAMSHIAGGHFGRRSPVPLQPQQQICPASPQLLGPAPCSSSPTIHEAYSHYSQQLTPPRSPSPEHVEDVIGQVAQAHQQIFVYARDKVGCKMASWAHHHGKPQPQCWTHDSGANQGNRDVLLACPMNALSSGGPLRSVQEVWEDFSLSFTPAVREVVEFARHIPGFKDLTQQDQVTLLKAGTFEVLMVRFASLFDVQDRSLRFLSGATYSFPELQAMGMGELLSSMFDFSEKLASLNLSQEELGIFTALVLVSADRSGMENASLVEQLQETLIRALRALILKNSPNDTSRFTKLLLRLPDLRTLNSMHSEKLLSFRVDAH, translated from the exons GAGGAGTTATAAGTTACGTAGGCTCCAGTGGCTCTTCTCCAAGTCGGACAAGTCCAGTGTCGTTATACAGTGATTGCTCTAATGGCAGCCCACAGAGCACAGCCCCACAATACCAGTCATACCTTCCACCTTCCCCCTCACACTCCTACAGCACCAGCTCATCGGGATCTGGGGGAGAGTCCTCACCTCGTTCGTCCTATGGTCTGGCTGCATCTCCGGGGGTGCTGCATGTAGCACTAGATGATGGCAGCAGGGTGTCCCCTAGCAAAACTTCCAGCAACATCACTA AGCTTAATGGGATGGTTCTGCTGTGCAAAGTGTGTGGTGATGTGGCTTCAGGTTTTCATTATGGAGTTCATGCTTGTGAGGGCTGCAAG GGCTTCTTTCGCCGCAGCATCCAGCAGAACATTCAATACAAGAAATGTTTAAAAAACGAAACTTGCTCTATTGTGCGGATCAACCGAAACCGCTGCCAGCAGTGCCGCTTCCGAAAGTGCCTGTCTGTGGGCATGTCTCGAGACG CTGTGAGATTTGGTCGTATACCGAAAAGAGAGAAACAGAGGATGTTGGCAGAAATGCACAGTGCAATGAGCCATATTGCTGGAGGTCATTTTGGAAGACGAAGTCCAGTTCCCCTTCAACCACAACAGCAGATTTGCCCTGCATCTCCCCAACTTCTGGGCCCTGCTCCTTGCTCCTCATCCCCCACCATTCATGAAGCCTATTCACACTACTCCCAGCAACTGACACCCCCACGCTCCCCTAGTCCAGAGCATGTTGAAGACGTCATAGGTCAGGTGGCACAGGCTCACCAACAGATATTTGTTTATGCTCGTGATAAAGTGGGGTGCAAAATGGCATCTTGGGCTCACCACCATGGCAAGCCCCAACCACAATGTTGGACGCATGACAGTGGGGCCAACCAGGGAAACCGTGATGTTTTGCTG gcatGTCCCATGAATGCTTTGTCCAGTGGAGGCCCTCTCCGTTCTGTGCAAGAGGTGTGGGAAGATTTTTCCCTGAGTTTCACTCCTGCTGTAAGAGAGGTTGTAGAGTTTGCACGTCATATTCCTGGATTCAAAGACCTTACCCAACAGGATCAGGTCACTCTACTCAAAGCCGGCACATTTGAG GTTCTTATGGTACGGTTTGCATCACTTTTTGATGTGCAAGACCGCTCTCTACGTTTTCTTAGTGGAGCAACCTACTCTTTTCCTGAGCTCCAGGCCATGGGCATGGGGGAACTTCTCAGTTCAATGTTTGACTTCAGTGAAAAGTTGGCTTCTTTGAACCTGAGCCAAGAAGAACTAGGGATTTTCACTGCACTTGTGCTAGTGTCTGCAG ATCGATCTGGAATGGAAAATGCTTCTTTAGTTGAGCAGTTACAAGAGACTTTGATTCGTGCCCTGCGTGCCCTCATTCTCAAGAATAGTCCAAATGACACTTCTCGTTTCACCAAACTCCTCCTTCGCCTACCAGACCTGCGCACTCTGAACAGCATGCACTCAGAAAAACTGCTCTCATTTCGTGTTGATGCTCATTGA